A genomic window from Phyllopteryx taeniolatus isolate TA_2022b chromosome 2, UOR_Ptae_1.2, whole genome shotgun sequence includes:
- the syt9a gene encoding synaptotagmin-9, which translates to MPGDRDDEICQKALELLSDLCSKGEVQSENCLDFIYYFRDLARPRYTDSDVSVSLLSLVVTACGLALFGVSLFVSWKLCWIPWRERGLSPTTKEPNGGHLNPAMSPLPSQPVQRQPVYTAVDPPAHTRLESSHCTIAKEPTPMASVASVEAPVTPVSPPPVALAPPEAAMKISHTSPDIPLDAQEKSRENGVHTNPRIQRQTTEPSPSGHPMSEIGQGSIRRHMNLSNPDFNVAQFQRQDSLTGMGLGLGRLKPELYKQRSLEGDDGSYRGGGCGCLHFILKFDCDLEQLIVKIHRAEDLPAKDFSGTSDPYVKIYLLPDRMTKHQTKVHRKTLNPVFDEVFLFPVAYSELPTRKLHFSVYDFDRFSRHDIIGQVVVDNFLDLADFPRETKLCREIKYVSTDNVDLGDLMFSLCYLPTAGRLTITMIKARNLKAMDITGASDPYVKVSLMCDGRRLKKRKTSTKRNTLNPVYNEAIVFDVPPENIEQISLLIAVMDYDRVGHNEVIGVCRVGNDADNLGRDHWSEMLTYPRKPVAHWHPLVEYQGTTGSSQGGSCNSLKAPPSP; encoded by the exons ATGTGTCAGTGAGTCTGCTGTCACTGGTCGTGACGGCCTGTGGCTTGGCTCTATTTGGGGTCTCCCTCTTTGTGTCCTGGAAGCTCTGCTGGATCCCATGGAGGGAGCGTGGTCTCTCCCCCACGACCAAGGAGCCCAACGGCGGGCACCTCAACCCGGCCATGAGCCCTTTGCCCTCACAGCCAGTACAGAGGCAGCCAGTTTACACGGCCGTGGACCCCCCGGCTCACACCCGCCTTGAGTCGTCCCACTGCACAATAGCCAAGGAGCCAACTCCTATGGCATCAGTTGCATCGGTGGAGGCTCCGGTAACTCCTGTATCACCCCCTCCTGTCGCCCTGGCGCCACCGGAGGCAGCCATGAAAATCAGTCACACGTCCCCAGACATTCCACTCGACGCCCAGGAAAAAAGTCGGGAAAACGGGGTTCATACAAACCCTCGGATTCAGAGACAGACTACGGAACCCTCACCCTCCGGGCACCCCATGTCAGAAATTGg ACAGGGCTCGATACGCCGGCATATGAACCTGTCAAATCCCGACTTCAACGTGGCTCAGTTCCAAAGGCAGGACTCACTCACTGGAATGGGACTGGGCCTCGGACGCCTCAAACCTGAGCTCTACAAACAACGTTCACTGGAAGGGGATGACGGAAGTTACAGAGGTGGAGGATGTGGGTGCCTCCACTTCATCCTCAAGTTTGACTGTGACCTGGAGCAGTTGATTGTTAAGATCCACAGAGCAGAGGACCTCCCAGCCAAGGATTTCTCTGGGACCTCTGACCCTTACGTTAAGATCTACCTGCTGCCTGATCGAATGACCAAGCATCAGACCAAGGTGCACCGTAAGACGTTAAACCCTGTGTTTGATGAGGTTTTCCTGTTTCCTGTGGCCTACTCAGAGCTTCCCACACGTAAACTGCACTTCAGCGTCTATGACTTTGACCGATTTTCACGTCATGACATTATCGGCCAAGTGGTTGTGGACAacttcctggatctggcagatTTCCCCCGGGAGACAAAACTCTGCCGGGAAATCAAATATGTGTCTACG GATAATGTGGACCTGGGTGATCTAATGTTTTCTCTGTGTTACTTACCAACTGCCGGGAGGCTGACCATAACAATGATAAAGGCTCGCAATCTGAAAGCCATGGACATCACAGGTGCATCTG ATCCATATGTGAAGGTTTCGCTCATGTGTGACGGTCGCAGACTGAAGAAGCGGAAGACCTCCACAAAGAGGAACACTTTGAATCCCGTCTATAACGAGGCCATTGTTTTCGATGTTCCCCCTGAGAACATAGAGCAAATCAGCCTTTTGATTGCAGTGATGGATTATGACCG AGTCGGTCATAATGAAGTCATCGGTGTGTGCCGGGTTGGCAATGATGCAGACAACCTTGGTCGGGACCACTGGAGTGAAATGCTCACGTACCCCCGAAAACCTGTCGCGCACTGGCATCCTCTTGTGGAG TACCAGGGGACCACAGGTAGTAGCCAGGGAGGATCGTGTAACTCTCTGAAGGCACCTCCCTCTCCATAA